One genomic region from Mangifera indica cultivar Alphonso chromosome 17, CATAS_Mindica_2.1, whole genome shotgun sequence encodes:
- the LOC123200960 gene encoding uncharacterized protein LOC123200960 isoform X1, whose amino-acid sequence MVQLTKSGNSKSEPETTSCRDKVPVKLEIVEDSLEEEYGPLNKRSKPSLTIQRQQWSAWNNDSDNDGCPILPSQYNPLNEPSPLGLRLRKSPSLLDLIQMRLSQAPEHNLNPVVKKESKAASAASSSATDKLKASNFPASLLRIGQWEYKSRYEGDLVAKCYFAKHKLVWEVLEGGLKSKIEIQWSDIMALKANCPDKGPGTLNVVLARPPLFFRETNPQPRKHTLWQATADFTDGQASILREHFLRCPQGLLNKHFEKLIQCDMRLNFLSRQPEISLDSPYFEPKGSICDDPVELKSNQVEISQGSSITGVQNLASPVAAHSSSFEIERGEPSGIGSENMSQEAPSPSSVMDTHAIEGSGTCEVNSKGTRNWDQIKVPGLRPSMSMSDFMNHIESCLSDQMSIVRQPEEGADCHELLEDIAQYLLSDTQLTTVSDEKSLMSRVNSLCCLLQKEPGVAQNCQANGESSDARPNDDDGKNVQLHTSSEPLHDNKNVVEIKASEVDPKDFSGSKPTTGMSRKDSFSELLLHLPRIASLPKFLFNISEEGSEAQSR is encoded by the exons atggTTCAGTTGACGAAATCAGGCAACTCTAAATCGGAACCTGAAACGACGTCGTGTCGGGACAAGGTGCCGGTGAAATTAGAGATCGTTGAAGACTCGTTGGAGGAAGAGTACGGCCCTCTTAATAAGCGATCTAAGCCTTCTTTGACCATTCAACGACag CAATGGAGTGCTTGGAATAATGATAGTGATAATGATGGGTGTCCCATCTTGCCATCACAATACAACCCACTAAATGAACCAAGTCCATTGGGTTTGCGGCTGAGGAAGAGCCCGTCGTTGTTGGATCTGATTCAAATGAGACTCTCTCAAGCGCCAGAGCATAATCTTAATCCTGTAGTAAAAAAGGAGAGTAAAGCTGCATCAGCTGCTTCTTCAAGTGCAACTGACAAGCTTAAGGCATCGAATTTTCCTGCTTCGCTTCTAAGGATTGGACAGTGGGAG TATAAATCGAGATATGAAGGTGATCTGGTGGCGAAGTGTTACTTTGCAAAGCATAAACTTGTTTGGGAGGTGCTTGAAGGTGGTCTCAAGAGCAAGATAGAGATTCAGTGGTCTGATATTATGGCTTTGAAGGCAAACTGCCCGGACAAAGGTCCTGGGACTTTGAATGTTGTG CTTGCTAGACCTCCACTTTTCTTTAGGGAGACAAATCCACAACCTAGGAAGCACACATTGTGGCAGGCCACGGCAGATTTTACTGATGGACAAGCTAGCATACTCCG GGAACATTTTCTGCGGTGTCCACAAGGGCTGTTAAACAAGCATTTCGAAAAGCTCATTCAGTGTGACATGCGTTTAAATTTTCTGAGCCGACAGCCAGAGATAAGTTTAGATTCACCATACTTTGAACCAAAGGGTTCAATATGTGATGATCCAGTTGAATTAAAAAGTAATCAAGTGGAGATTAGTCAAGGATCAAGTATTACTGGCGTGCAGAATCTGGCTTCACCAGTTGCAGCTCACTCATCTTCCTTTGAAATTGAAAGAGGGGAACCTTCTGGTATCGGATCGGAGAATATGTCACAGGAAGCTCCTTCTCCTAGCTCAG TGATGGATACTCATGCAATTGAAGGTAGTGGAACATGTGAAGTAAATTCGAAGGGAACAAGGAATTGGGATCAGATAAAAGTGCCGGGCCTTCGCCCCTCAATGTCTATGAGTGATTTTATGAACCACATTGAAAGCTGTCTTTCAGATCAGATGAGTATTGTACGTCAACCTGAGGAAGGAGCAGATTGCCATGAGTTACTGGAGGACATTGCACAGTACTTGCTTAGTGACACTCAGTTAACAACAGTTTCTGATGAGAAATCCCTCATGTCAAGAGTCAATTCTCTGTGTTGCCTTTTGCAGAAGGAACCTGGTGTAGCTCAAAACTGTCAAGCAAACGGGGAAAGTTCTGATGCAAGACCaaatgatgatgatggaaaGAATGTTCAGCTACATACTTCTTCTGAACCATTGCAtgataacaaaaatgtagtagaAATAAAGGCTTCTGAAGTTGATCCAAAAGATTTTTCTGGCAGCAAGCCGACAACTGGCATGTCCAGGAAAGACTCATTCAGTGAGCTGCTACTTCATCTCCCTCGAATTGCCTCTCTCCCAAAGTTCTTGTTCAACATTTCAGAAGAAGGTAGTGAGGCACAATCAAGATAG
- the LOC123200960 gene encoding uncharacterized protein LOC123200960 isoform X2, with protein sequence MVQLTKSGNSKSEPETTSCRDKVPVKLEIVEDSLEEEYGPLNKRSKPSLTIQRQQWSAWNNDSDNDGCPILPSQYNPLNEPSPLGLRLRKSPSLLDLIQMRLSQAPEHNLNPVVKKESKAASAASSSATDKLKASNFPASLLRIGQWEYKSRYEGDLVAKCYFAKHKLVWEVLEGGLKSKIEIQWSDIMALKANCPDKGPGTLNVVLARPPLFFRETNPQPRKHTLWQATADFTDGQASILREHFLRCPQGLLNKHFEKLIQCDMRLNFLSRQPEISLDSPYFEPKGSICDDPVELKSNQVEISQGSSITGVQNLASPVAAHSSSFEIERGEPSGIGSENMSQEAPSPSSGSGTCEVNSKGTRNWDQIKVPGLRPSMSMSDFMNHIESCLSDQMSIVRQPEEGADCHELLEDIAQYLLSDTQLTTVSDEKSLMSRVNSLCCLLQKEPGVAQNCQANGESSDARPNDDDGKNVQLHTSSEPLHDNKNVVEIKASEVDPKDFSGSKPTTGMSRKDSFSELLLHLPRIASLPKFLFNISEEGSEAQSR encoded by the exons atggTTCAGTTGACGAAATCAGGCAACTCTAAATCGGAACCTGAAACGACGTCGTGTCGGGACAAGGTGCCGGTGAAATTAGAGATCGTTGAAGACTCGTTGGAGGAAGAGTACGGCCCTCTTAATAAGCGATCTAAGCCTTCTTTGACCATTCAACGACag CAATGGAGTGCTTGGAATAATGATAGTGATAATGATGGGTGTCCCATCTTGCCATCACAATACAACCCACTAAATGAACCAAGTCCATTGGGTTTGCGGCTGAGGAAGAGCCCGTCGTTGTTGGATCTGATTCAAATGAGACTCTCTCAAGCGCCAGAGCATAATCTTAATCCTGTAGTAAAAAAGGAGAGTAAAGCTGCATCAGCTGCTTCTTCAAGTGCAACTGACAAGCTTAAGGCATCGAATTTTCCTGCTTCGCTTCTAAGGATTGGACAGTGGGAG TATAAATCGAGATATGAAGGTGATCTGGTGGCGAAGTGTTACTTTGCAAAGCATAAACTTGTTTGGGAGGTGCTTGAAGGTGGTCTCAAGAGCAAGATAGAGATTCAGTGGTCTGATATTATGGCTTTGAAGGCAAACTGCCCGGACAAAGGTCCTGGGACTTTGAATGTTGTG CTTGCTAGACCTCCACTTTTCTTTAGGGAGACAAATCCACAACCTAGGAAGCACACATTGTGGCAGGCCACGGCAGATTTTACTGATGGACAAGCTAGCATACTCCG GGAACATTTTCTGCGGTGTCCACAAGGGCTGTTAAACAAGCATTTCGAAAAGCTCATTCAGTGTGACATGCGTTTAAATTTTCTGAGCCGACAGCCAGAGATAAGTTTAGATTCACCATACTTTGAACCAAAGGGTTCAATATGTGATGATCCAGTTGAATTAAAAAGTAATCAAGTGGAGATTAGTCAAGGATCAAGTATTACTGGCGTGCAGAATCTGGCTTCACCAGTTGCAGCTCACTCATCTTCCTTTGAAATTGAAAGAGGGGAACCTTCTGGTATCGGATCGGAGAATATGTCACAGGAAGCTCCTTCTCCTAGCTCAG GTAGTGGAACATGTGAAGTAAATTCGAAGGGAACAAGGAATTGGGATCAGATAAAAGTGCCGGGCCTTCGCCCCTCAATGTCTATGAGTGATTTTATGAACCACATTGAAAGCTGTCTTTCAGATCAGATGAGTATTGTACGTCAACCTGAGGAAGGAGCAGATTGCCATGAGTTACTGGAGGACATTGCACAGTACTTGCTTAGTGACACTCAGTTAACAACAGTTTCTGATGAGAAATCCCTCATGTCAAGAGTCAATTCTCTGTGTTGCCTTTTGCAGAAGGAACCTGGTGTAGCTCAAAACTGTCAAGCAAACGGGGAAAGTTCTGATGCAAGACCaaatgatgatgatggaaaGAATGTTCAGCTACATACTTCTTCTGAACCATTGCAtgataacaaaaatgtagtagaAATAAAGGCTTCTGAAGTTGATCCAAAAGATTTTTCTGGCAGCAAGCCGACAACTGGCATGTCCAGGAAAGACTCATTCAGTGAGCTGCTACTTCATCTCCCTCGAATTGCCTCTCTCCCAAAGTTCTTGTTCAACATTTCAGAAGAAGGTAGTGAGGCACAATCAAGATAG